The Glaciimonas sp. PCH181 nucleotide sequence CCGAATGCCTCGCTGATGGTGATCGAACATGCCGAGCGTTTTGGCTTGTCGCAATTGCATCAATTACGCGGGCGGGTTGGACGTGGGACCGCTGCCAGCGTATGCTTGCTGCTGTATCAAAGTCCATTGGGCCTGATCGCCAAGCAACGCCTGATGACAATGCGAGAAACCACGGACGGTTTTGAAATTGCACGGCGTGATCTGGAAATACGCGGTCCCGGAGAATTTTTGGGCGCGCGCCAGTCAGGACAAGCGATGTTACGCTTCGCCGACTTGAGCACCGATCAATGGATAGTCGATCAGGCCAGTGCGCTAGCCGAACAGTTATTGCATCATCCAACGCCAGAAAACGTGACGACGGTAGAATGTCATCTGACACGCTGGCTGAATGGCCGGGAGGATTTTCTGAAGGTATAAGTGACAGAAAAAGTGCTTCTTAGGTGCGATTTAAGTATGCCTAGGGGGCACTTTCGGTGCAGCTTTTATCGCATCCTGTCCATCAAAATGTGTCGCCGGCTCCGACCGGTTATCTGCGATTTAAAAAATATACGAAGATAACAACATGACTCTGACCGAATTGAAATACATCGTGGCAGTAGCCCGCGTAAAGCATTTTGGGCACGCCGCTGAAGCTTGCTTCGTCGCCCAGCCGACTTTGTCCGTCGCCATCAAAAAATTGGAAGACGAATTAGGCGTCGTGATTTTTGAACGCGGCGGCAGTGAAATTTCTGTCACGCCGTTAGGCTTACAGATTGTCGCCCAAGCTGAGCGCGTATTGGAGCAGACCGCCACCATCCGCGAGATTGCCAATCAAAACAAAGATCCACTAGCTGGCCCGCTGCGATTGGGCATCATCTATACCATCGGACCTTATTTGCTGCCGCCATTGGTCAAAACCATGATCGATCGCGTGCCGCAAATGCCGCTGGTTTTGCAAGAAAATTTCACCGTCCGGCTGCTTGAATTACTCCGTCAGGGTGAGTTGGATGCCGCGATTATGGCGCTGCCATTTCAAGAACATGGCTTGATGGTGCAGCCGCTGTACGATGAAGAATTCGTCGTCGCTCTGCCGAAAGATCACGCATGGGCCAGTCGCGAAAGTATCCGCGCCGAAGATCTGAAATCCGAAACCATGCTGTTATTAGGCAACGGTCATTGCTTCCGCGATCAGGTGCTGGAAGTCTGCCCGGAAATGTCGCGCTTCTCTACCACTGGCGACGGCATCGCCCGTACCTTCGAAGGTTCGTCGCTGGAAACCATTCGCCATATGGTGGCCTCGGGCATCGGCATTACCGCCTTGCCCCAAGCATCCGTGCCAGACCTCAACACCAAAGTTGGCAATCTGCGTTACATCCCGTTCTCGTCGCCACGGCCATCGCGCCGGGTAGTGATTGCATGGCGTAAAAGCTTTACCCGCCGCGCTGCAATCGAATCGGTACAGCAAGCTGTGCTAGCTTGTGGTTTGCCGGGCGTGACTTTTTTACGGGATGCCGAAGCGACTGAAGGCTAATAACCTAAGTGTCAAGAAGATGGCACTGCTAAAAGGGAGCTGCCTTCTTTTGCGCCAGCTTTCCCTTCGACCTATTCAGCCACAGAGCAGTCATAGGCTGGCGCGCCTTACATCGAACAATTAGAACTATTAGAACAATCAGCACATCATGAACCGACTCAAACTGTATTTTCAACTCATCCGGCTCGACAAACCCATCGGCATCCTGCTATTGCTGTGGCCAACGTTGATCGCTCTGTGGCTTGCCAGTGCAGGCAAACCCGACTGGAAAATCGTCGTCATTTTCTGCGTTGGCACAGTCCTGATGCGCTCCGCTGGCTGCGCAATCAACGACTATGCCGACCGCGACATTGATAAATTCGTCGCTCGCACCGTGCAGCGCCCGATTACCAGCGGCAAAATCGCAGGCTGGGAGGCATTGATGGTGGCCGCCGTTCTGGCGCTGCTAGCATTGCTGCTCATTTTGCCGCTGAACACATTCAGCAAACAACTATCGGTGGCAGCAGTCGTGATCGCTGGCACCTACCCCTATTTCAAACGTTTTTTTGCCATTCCGCAGGCTTATCTGGGCATCGCATTTGGCTTCGGCATCCCGATGGGCTTTGCCGCAGTACAAAATTCTGTGCCACTGGCAGCGTGGGTCTTACTCATTGCAAATATTTTTTGGGCGATTGCTTACGATACCGAATACGCGATGGTCGATCGTGAAGATGACCTTAAGATCGGCATAAAAACCTCGGCCATTACCTTCGGTCGTTACGATGTTCTGGCGGTAATGGTATGTTATGCGGTCAGCTTCGGCATCGTGTTCCTGGTCGGACGACAATATGGGTTGCAAGGCTGGTTTAACGTCGGTTTGTTGGTGGCCGTGGCTTTTGCCGTTTATCACTACACACTGATACGCAAGCGGGAACGCGCTGGCTGTTTTGCAGCGTTCCGACATAATAATTGGCTGGGTGCGGTACTATTTTGTGGCGTTGCACTAGACTATGCACTACGATAATATTTACCAAATATCATTTTTCTACATTTTTCACTAATACGTTATCCCGATAATTCGCTTG carries:
- a CDS encoding LysR substrate-binding domain-containing protein, giving the protein MTLTELKYIVAVARVKHFGHAAEACFVAQPTLSVAIKKLEDELGVVIFERGGSEISVTPLGLQIVAQAERVLEQTATIREIANQNKDPLAGPLRLGIIYTIGPYLLPPLVKTMIDRVPQMPLVLQENFTVRLLELLRQGELDAAIMALPFQEHGLMVQPLYDEEFVVALPKDHAWASRESIRAEDLKSETMLLLGNGHCFRDQVLEVCPEMSRFSTTGDGIARTFEGSSLETIRHMVASGIGITALPQASVPDLNTKVGNLRYIPFSSPRPSRRVVIAWRKSFTRRAAIESVQQAVLACGLPGVTFLRDAEATEG
- the ubiA gene encoding 4-hydroxybenzoate octaprenyltransferase; this encodes MNRLKLYFQLIRLDKPIGILLLLWPTLIALWLASAGKPDWKIVVIFCVGTVLMRSAGCAINDYADRDIDKFVARTVQRPITSGKIAGWEALMVAAVLALLALLLILPLNTFSKQLSVAAVVIAGTYPYFKRFFAIPQAYLGIAFGFGIPMGFAAVQNSVPLAAWVLLIANIFWAIAYDTEYAMVDREDDLKIGIKTSAITFGRYDVLAVMVCYAVSFGIVFLVGRQYGLQGWFNVGLLVAVAFAVYHYTLIRKRERAGCFAAFRHNNWLGAVLFCGVALDYALR